One stretch of Plasmodium yoelii strain 17X genome assembly, chromosome: 5 DNA includes these proteins:
- a CDS encoding WD repeat-containing protein 70, putative, whose product MNEDDVVGDSEYSNEFSDGDGSNEFKSDNENEKQSNKSVEENNSSEDVYNNEKNEIKGEKIFFNMKKETININNKHICNTKIMNNGNSLIISGNDHNVRIYEFKNMNKYEKNYTKLINLSENSIVNSLDINNNFILLGYGYKCYVYNMKCELIKNTIRGDMYITDVNKTKGHMRQINCCKFHPNNNNIFISGSLDSTLRIWDLKNEKNTYGIDNELVHNQCLKILNEKNIMNNNVLCCDFSKDGNTILIGCENGQLDIRNKISNDYMYSYRSDYNMSSGNKKGLCHKNSIIDILTSKKMDYYFFTRSLDETIKYWDRRNLQTPINTIENVDTFISKSNMSFYGPGEKYLVIGTQRKKAENKIKNRNNNDKIVGSRKARSDINEEDTWVNEDKENIINFENMVDLEEHENKEAEIKAKMKKYTMDNYIKVYKGEDDINKYLNEMASCDNKINKSIEGALKIYDISSCNFNMVYSEIYEDCGIISTCYNETIKQLFLGTTNGNCIIYYDNNSQNGVLQYINKEANVTKSVDNSFYVNTENIFNMDNIPEDIHITESGKVIIKKKNKRVKMNPTIGLHTSNAYEKKRHIDPYSKYIVNTKDGKNTYEDIDNEIKNTDEKEDDIVDILRKRELNKKENDYFLKAYQYTQPNKIIDYSSGDEQEYSKFLTMPKCPQCGIKNCVCGYMKGKGKK is encoded by the coding sequence ATGAACGAAGACGACGTAGTAGGGGATAGCGAATACTCAAACGAGTTTTCGGATGGAGATGGTtcaaatgaatttaaatctgacaatgaaaatgaaaaacaaaGTAATAAAAGTGTGGAGGAAAATAATAGTTCAGAAGACGTATATaataacgaaaaaaatgagataaagggagaaaaaatattttttaatatgaaaaaagagacaataaatataaataacaaacatatatgtaatactaaaataatgaataatgGTAATAGTCTAATTATATCAGGTAATGATCATAATGTAAGAATATacgaatttaaaaatatgaataaatatgaaaaaaattatacaaaactTATAAATTTATCAGAAAATTCTATTGTTAATAGTttggatataaataataatttcattCTTTTGGGATATGGATATAAATGTTATGTTTATAATATGAAATgtgaattaattaaaaatacaattCGAGGTGATATGTATATTACAGatgttaataaaacaaaaggGCATATGAGACAAATAAATTGTTGTAAATTTCAccctaataataataatatatttataagtgGTTCGTTAGATAGTACACTAAGAATATgggatttaaaaaatgaaaaaaatacttaTGGTATCGATAATGAATTAGTACATAATCAAtgtttaaaaattttgaatgaaaaaaatattatgaataatAATGTATTGTGTTGTGATTTTAGTAAAGATGGTAATACAATATTAATAGGATGTGAAAATGGCCAATTAGATATCcgaaataaaatatctaaTGATTACATGTATAGTTATAGATCAGATTATAATATGAGTAGTGGTAATAAAAAAGGGTTATGCcataaaaattctataattgatatattaacttcgaaaaaaatggattattatttttttactagaAGTTTAGATGAAACAATCAAATATTGGGATCGAAGAAATTTACAAACCCCAATTAATACAATAGAAAATGTGGATACATTTATTTCGAAAAGTAACATGTCCTTTTATGGGCCTGgagaaaaatatttagtaATTGGAACACAAAGGAAAAAAGcagaaaacaaaataaaaaatagaaataataatgataaaatagtAGGATCAAGGAAGGCAAGATCCGATATCAATGAAGAAGATACATGGGTAAATGAAGacaaagaaaatataattaattttgaaaatatggTAGATTTAGAGGAACATGAAAACAAAGAAGCTGAAATAAAGGccaaaatgaaaaagtatACTATGgacaattatataaaagtGTACAAAGGAGAAGAtgatattaacaaatatcTTAATGAGATGGCTTCatgtgataataaaataaataaaagtatCGAAGGtgcattaaaaatatatgatatatcaaGTTGTAATTTTAATATGGTTTATAGTGAAATATATGAGGATTGTGGAATTATATCTACATGCTATAATGAAACAATAAAACAACTATTTTTAGGTACCACTAATGGTAATTGTATAATctattatgataataattctCAAAATGGAGTTTTacaatatattaacaaaGAGGCAAATGTAACAAAAAGTGTagataattcattttatGTGAAtacagaaaatatatttaatatggaTAATATACCTGAGGATATACATATTACTGAATCGGGAAAAGTTAtaattaagaaaaaaaataaaagagtAAAAATGAATCCAACAATTGGTTTGCATACTTCAAATGCATATGAAAAGAAAAGACACATCGATCCATAttctaaatatattgtaaatACAAAAGATGGAAAAAATACTTATGAAGATATAgataatgaaattaaaaacacAGATGAAAAGGAAGATGATATTGTTGACATATTAAGAAAAAGAgagttaaataaaaaagaaaatgactattttttaaaagctTACCAATATACTCAAcccaataaaataattgattACTCCTCAGGAGATGAACAAGAATACTCAAAATTTTTGACTATGCCAAAATGTCCACAATGTGGAATCAAAAATTGTGTTTGTGGGTATATGAAAGGTAAAGGAAAAAAGTGA
- a CDS encoding Cof-like hydrolase, with amino-acid sequence MSPEENNNMLVVRDSNGKPVDKNNLKNNIKIIFTDLDGTLLNDNSKASELNIESLVKAKNKGIKIVFATGRPIFSANDVIGEDVKKNNLSLMPGIYLNGCITYGPNGDRIIDHYINENLIMDIYNFSKEHNLVKHIVWYSLEKTHTFEINEHIEEYMTVECIKPDIIDEEKLKNTKIYKILISLNEQNLSNILKIYQDKFSDQICVANTFKTYVELFHHNTNKFEGVKALCKYFNISLSDALVIGDGENDVEMLQGVENSIAVHNASSKIKQLANYVGPSNNDNALHHALRTFCNI; translated from the coding sequence atgagtccagaagaaaataataatatgctCGTTGTAAGAGATTCCAATGGGAAACCGGtcgataaaaataatttaaaaaataatataaaaataatttttaccGATTTAGATGGAACATTATTAAATGATAACAGTAAAGCATCCGAATTAAATATAGAAAGTTTAGTAAAGGCAAAAAAtaaaggaataaaaatagtttttGCTACTGGCCGTCCAATATTTTCAGCTAATGATGTAATAGGAGAagatgttaaaaaaaataatttaagttTGATGCcaggaatatatttaaatggtTGTATCACTTATGGACCGAATGGTGACAGAATAATTGatcattatataaatgaaaatttaataatggatatatataatttttcaaaagaACACAATTTAGTTAAACATATAGTTTGGTATAGTTTAGAAAAAACACATACGTTTGAAATAAATGAACATATTGAGGAATACATGACAGTTGAATGTATAAAACCTGATATTATTGatgaagaaaaattaaaaaatacaaaaatatataaaattttaattagcttaaatgaacaaaacttatcaaatatattaaaaatttatcaaGACAAATTTTCAGATCAAATTTGTGTAGCTAACACATTTAAAACATATGTAGAATTGTTTCAtcataatacaaataaatttgaAGGTGTAAAAGcattatgtaaatatttcaatataaGCTTAAGTGATGCATTAGTTATAGGAGATGGTGAAAATGACGTAGAGATGTTACAGGGTGTAGAAAATTCAATAGCAGTACACAATGCTTCtagtaaaataaaacaacTCGCAAACTACGTAGGTCCATCAAACAATGATAATGCATTACATCATGCATTACGAACATTTTGCAACATTTAA